The following coding sequences are from one Paenibacillus sp. FSL R5-0912 window:
- a CDS encoding PLD nuclease N-terminal domain-containing protein, whose translation MDKVDWGLIAPLLALQVLLAVVGLISLARTDKVRGPKWMWVLLLVFGNLLGSIAYFTLGRKEL comes from the coding sequence ATGGATAAAGTGGATTGGGGGTTGATTGCGCCGCTGCTGGCGCTGCAGGTTCTGCTGGCGGTTGTGGGTCTGATCTCGCTGGCCAGGACAGATAAGGTTCGCGGGCCCAAATGGATGTGGGTGCTGCTCCTGGTATTTGGCAACCTGCTAGGAAGTATAGCTTATTTCACACTGGGAAGGAAAGAACTCTGA
- a CDS encoding YxlC family protein produces MRFNSDEELLNKLSAELEILDQHYDDVAPPSLPELEQLIAAEAIRRVKRQRKELLIFSLVALLLLSVVLSILNSAPALFWGLQALFPLAALGSLGVARIRLGREDAEE; encoded by the coding sequence ATGAGGTTTAACAGTGATGAAGAGCTGCTGAATAAGCTGTCAGCAGAACTGGAGATTCTGGATCAGCATTACGACGATGTGGCGCCTCCCTCCTTGCCGGAGCTGGAGCAGCTTATTGCGGCAGAAGCAATCCGCCGAGTGAAGCGGCAGCGCAAGGAACTGCTGATATTCTCTCTGGTGGCTCTACTCCTGCTCAGCGTAGTGCTGTCTATTCTAAACTCTGCCCCGGCACTGTTTTGGGGCTTGCAGGCGCTATTTCCGCTGGCAGCACTTGGCAGTCTGGGAGTAGCACGGATCAGGCTGGGACGGGAGGATGCTGAAGAGTGA
- the sigY gene encoding RNA polymerase sigma factor SigY: protein MGDGTLEKIRLAQQGDAKATAMLLREHYPFLYKYLIKATMDPSLAEELAQDTMVRCLEKMGSYNGTSAFSSWLITIASRLYIDRKRRWKRELKWQKEQTEEQGSRSIRWRFESRNMEWSEVLDALSRLSTAHRMAVLLKHYYGYGYDEIGQMLQIPSGTAKSRVAAGLNQLRKELDEDEV, encoded by the coding sequence ATGGGCGACGGGACGCTGGAGAAGATCAGACTGGCGCAGCAGGGGGATGCCAAGGCAACAGCTATGCTGCTGCGGGAGCATTATCCCTTCCTGTACAAGTATCTGATTAAAGCTACAATGGACCCTTCACTTGCGGAAGAGCTGGCTCAGGATACAATGGTCAGATGCTTGGAGAAGATGGGGAGTTACAATGGAACCTCTGCATTTTCTTCATGGCTGATAACGATTGCCAGCCGGCTCTACATCGACCGCAAGCGGCGGTGGAAGCGTGAGTTGAAGTGGCAGAAGGAGCAGACTGAGGAGCAGGGGAGCCGCAGTATCCGCTGGAGGTTTGAGAGCCGGAATATGGAGTGGAGTGAAGTGCTTGATGCCTTATCCCGCCTGTCTACTGCCCACAGAATGGCTGTACTGCTGAAGCATTATTACGGATACGGCTATGATGAAATCGGCCAGATGCTGCAGATCCCTTCCGGCACGGCCAAATCAAGGGTAGCAGCCGGATTGAATCAACTGCGAAAGGAGCTGGACGAGGATGAGGTTTAA
- a CDS encoding MBL fold metallo-hydrolase gives MLNIRSYNLGPLQTNAYLLTGADPAKGVIIDPGANPAALLRAAEGMEIEAILLTHAHFDHIAGLDEVRKAKKSPVYIHALESEWLGSPKLNGSLMWPESSPPVSTDPAEYDLAEGQILKLLGLTFRVLHTPGHSPGSVSFLCGNDLFSGDVLFKMGVGRTDLPGGRERDLFDSIRGKLYRLDEEVRVFPGHGPRTSIGFEKLNNPYVPM, from the coding sequence ATGCTTAATATAAGGTCTTATAATCTTGGACCACTTCAGACGAACGCTTATCTGCTGACAGGAGCCGACCCTGCCAAAGGTGTGATTATTGATCCCGGTGCCAATCCGGCTGCCCTTCTCCGTGCTGCTGAAGGTATGGAAATAGAGGCTATCCTGCTGACTCACGCCCACTTTGATCATATTGCCGGACTGGATGAGGTCCGTAAGGCCAAGAAATCCCCAGTGTATATACATGCTCTGGAGAGTGAGTGGCTGGGCAGTCCCAAGCTGAACGGCTCGCTGATGTGGCCCGAATCATCTCCTCCGGTCAGTACAGATCCGGCTGAATACGATTTGGCGGAAGGCCAGATTCTGAAGCTGCTCGGTTTAACCTTCCGGGTGCTGCATACGCCTGGACACTCTCCGGGGAGTGTCAGCTTCCTGTGCGGAAATGATCTGTTCTCCGGTGATGTATTGTTCAAAATGGGAGTAGGACGCACCGATCTTCCCGGCGGCAGAGAACGTGATCTGTTTGATTCGATCCGCGGTAAGCTGTACCGGCTGGATGAAGAAGTGAGGGTATTTCCAGGACATGGTCCGCGCACCTCTATCGGGTTTGAGAAGCTAAATAACCCATACGTTCCTATGTAA
- a CDS encoding thioredoxin family protein, which produces MKQNVASKFGQGLTPRQFVEGMTKNQQAFESWYEKFAWADESDREYFESLNHRDDLRVLILAADWCGDVVRNVPVVFRILETAGIKTEVLILEENQDVMDNFLTMGGRSVPIVIFADTGGYVLGHWGPRPEHVQSLMREFKQENPDREAADYEGKITEVRKAMGQAYGEGTESHAVIAKELRSLISGF; this is translated from the coding sequence ATGAAACAGAATGTTGCTTCTAAATTTGGTCAGGGATTGACGCCCCGCCAGTTCGTGGAAGGCATGACGAAGAACCAGCAGGCTTTTGAATCCTGGTATGAGAAGTTTGCCTGGGCAGATGAGAGTGACCGGGAATATTTCGAGAGCCTGAATCACCGGGATGATCTGCGGGTACTGATTCTGGCTGCTGACTGGTGCGGAGATGTGGTTCGTAATGTCCCTGTGGTGTTCCGCATCCTGGAGACGGCAGGCATTAAGACTGAAGTGCTGATTCTGGAAGAGAATCAGGATGTTATGGATAACTTCCTGACCATGGGTGGACGTTCGGTTCCAATCGTGATTTTTGCCGATACCGGCGGCTATGTGCTGGGCCATTGGGGACCGCGTCCGGAGCATGTACAGTCACTGATGAGAGAGTTCAAACAGGAGAACCCGGACCGCGAGGCTGCGGATTATGAGGGCAAAATCACCGAAGTGCGCAAAGCCATGGGCCAAGCCTACGGAGAAGGAACGGAATCACACGCGGTTATTGCCAAAGAGCTGCGCAGTCTGATCTCCGGATTCTAA
- a CDS encoding DedA family protein — MHFISELISQLFEWIQSLGYFGIMIGLMIEVIPSEIVLAFGGYLVSQGDINFFGAVLFGTIGGVVAQIFVYWIGRYGGRPVLEKYGKYIFIKKKHIDHSEEWFQKYGTGVIFTARFIPVVRHAISVPAGISRMPLGKFTMLTTLAVIPWSALFVYLGYTLGDKWQTIDEVAAKYTHEIILAALAVIVLYFLFKWYKSKKKGSAV, encoded by the coding sequence TTGCATTTTATATCTGAACTGATTTCGCAATTATTTGAATGGATTCAGAGTTTGGGTTACTTCGGAATAATGATTGGCCTGATGATTGAAGTCATACCAAGTGAGATTGTATTGGCTTTTGGCGGCTATCTGGTCTCGCAGGGAGATATTAATTTTTTTGGCGCGGTTTTGTTTGGTACAATTGGCGGGGTAGTCGCCCAGATTTTTGTGTATTGGATCGGCCGTTATGGCGGCAGACCGGTGCTGGAGAAGTACGGCAAGTATATTTTTATCAAAAAGAAGCATATTGACCATTCTGAAGAATGGTTCCAGAAATACGGGACCGGCGTAATCTTCACCGCCCGTTTTATCCCGGTTGTCCGTCATGCGATCTCTGTTCCCGCTGGTATTTCGCGCATGCCGCTGGGTAAGTTCACTATGCTGACCACGCTGGCTGTTATTCCATGGAGTGCACTGTTTGTATATCTCGGATATACTCTCGGCGATAAATGGCAGACTATTGATGAAGTCGCAGCTAAGTATACGCATGAAATCATTCTTGCCGCACTTGCGGTTATTGTTCTGTATTTCCTGTTCAAGTGGTACAAATCCAAGAAGAAGGGTAGTGCAGTATGA
- a CDS encoding SdpI family protein, with the protein MKDFQWKWQDTLIVILGLFSLGYALLNYGKLPDQLPAQFSITGKVNTYWSKGSLIAFFSFMGLIFPIAMQFMRTIDPKRENYTKFQSAYKMIRLAVGIICDAALVLSVTQGLDEQFAAGKWATVSIGLLFIVIGNFMPQIRDNYFTGVRTPWTLANPAVWRKTHRLSGMMWVIGGLLIALGAFMPKVLSVSMIITALVIAIIVPYVYSWLISRKIKV; encoded by the coding sequence ATGAAGGATTTCCAATGGAAATGGCAGGACACACTGATTGTAATTCTGGGATTGTTCTCGCTCGGCTATGCACTGTTGAATTACGGCAAGCTGCCGGATCAGCTTCCTGCCCAGTTCAGCATTACAGGCAAGGTTAACACTTACTGGAGCAAGGGCTCCCTCATTGCTTTTTTCTCCTTCATGGGACTGATCTTCCCAATAGCCATGCAGTTTATGCGTACAATTGATCCCAAAAGAGAGAACTACACTAAGTTTCAAAGCGCTTATAAAATGATCCGCCTGGCAGTGGGCATCATATGCGATGCTGCACTTGTGCTGTCGGTCACACAAGGTCTGGATGAGCAATTTGCCGCCGGGAAGTGGGCTACTGTGAGTATTGGGCTGCTGTTTATAGTGATTGGAAACTTCATGCCGCAGATCAGGGATAATTATTTCACGGGTGTCCGAACACCCTGGACGCTGGCTAACCCTGCGGTGTGGCGGAAGACCCACCGTCTGTCCGGAATGATGTGGGTGATTGGCGGACTGCTGATTGCACTGGGGGCTTTTATGCCAAAAGTGCTGTCGGTCAGCATGATCATCACTGCCCTGGTTATCGCCATTATCGTGCCTTATGTGTATTCGTGGCTGATCTCGCGGAAGATCAAGGTCTGA
- a CDS encoding O-antigen ligase family protein has protein sequence MNELLRWGFYTSFALFAVLVAGNRRGGTLLAAVWHLLGLVISLSALLAVCGGLPVPYAVAYSQSPEVSATGARLAGLLQYPNAFGAVMAVFLLERLFAAAYGFRLTGPSGTVSGEDCAEGEVEASRGAVNRAEQENIASGEGGGGAISRAEQENIASGEGGGGAVSRAEQENIASGEAEGGAGSRAGETAIAGRVGRALGWSAELRRTAARLLPLFPYAAALLLSESRGAWLAAASAGAAALLWKRQLSAPLLLAGAAPVAAAALLYRQLARTGLAAEPLPGLLLLAGLWAGALLAGLWLHRRSCRAAGWHRAAMLALAAVAWTAAASAVLLQVRARITGPSPTAAARGLFYRDAWKLAAEAPWLGRGGETWRHSYLAAQSRPYVGSQVHSGYLDILLNLGTAGLAAVLLLLLAAGWLVFKASPRLLPPLLVIILHSAVDFDWSYGLIWMLLLLLPAWALAETIARQVAEGTAILTRLRRSWPYAGIAVLCALTFMLSILSYQAMRGAALYKQAARTSTDPAAQTVLLRQSLAWNPREPQTAAALSRLLPEEQGMDLLQSSMQFSPGDAALHWELAERYLQGRDPGEALYWVRRSLKADIFNAAKRLAAIEGMLKMAERGLAEGNRQRAADSAAAGLELLRQYSLLAGREHSAGRRHNDRGFGINEQAEGVYLRLRALQALAIQDEPKKLVTG, from the coding sequence TTGAATGAATTGCTGCGCTGGGGATTTTACACCAGTTTTGCTCTCTTCGCTGTACTTGTGGCGGGAAACCGCCGGGGAGGAACTCTTCTTGCAGCGGTCTGGCATCTACTGGGTCTAGTGATCAGCCTGTCTGCCTTATTGGCGGTATGCGGTGGCCTGCCGGTTCCTTACGCGGTAGCCTACAGCCAGTCACCTGAGGTCAGTGCTACCGGTGCCCGGCTGGCCGGACTGCTTCAGTATCCGAATGCCTTTGGCGCGGTGATGGCTGTGTTTCTGCTGGAGCGGCTATTTGCTGCTGCTTATGGCTTCAGGCTGACCGGTCCTTCGGGAACCGTGAGTGGAGAAGATTGCGCAGAGGGAGAGGTGGAAGCATCCCGTGGAGCAGTAAACCGGGCTGAGCAGGAGAACATAGCCAGCGGTGAAGGGGGGGGTGGAGCGATAAGCAGAGCGGAGCAGGAGAACATAGCTAGTGGTGAAGGGGGGGGTGGAGCGGTAAGCAGAGCGGAGCAGGAGAACATAGCCAGCGGTGAAGCGGAGGGTGGAGCGGGAAGCAGAGCGGGTGAGACCGCTATAGCTGGCAGAGTGGGCCGTGCACTGGGCTGGTCCGCAGAGCTACGGCGGACAGCGGCGCGCCTGCTGCCGCTGTTCCCGTACGCCGCCGCGCTGCTGCTCAGCGAGTCGCGCGGCGCATGGCTGGCTGCGGCCTCCGCCGGCGCCGCAGCCCTGCTCTGGAAGCGGCAGCTGTCCGCGCCGCTTCTGCTTGCCGGCGCCGCGCCTGTGGCCGCCGCGGCGCTCCTGTACCGCCAGCTGGCCCGTACCGGGCTGGCGGCAGAGCCCTTGCCCGGCCTGCTGCTGCTGGCCGGGCTCTGGGCCGGCGCGCTGCTGGCCGGCCTATGGCTGCACCGCCGCAGCTGCCGCGCGGCGGGCTGGCACCGCGCCGCCATGCTGGCGCTGGCGGCGGTGGCCTGGACGGCGGCCGCCAGCGCCGTCCTGCTGCAGGTACGCGCGCGGATCACGGGGCCGTCCCCGACGGCCGCCGCGCGCGGACTCTTCTACCGCGATGCCTGGAAGCTCGCGGCAGAGGCGCCCTGGCTGGGGCGCGGGGGCGAGACCTGGCGGCATTCGTACCTCGCCGCCCAGTCCCGCCCCTATGTAGGCAGCCAGGTGCACAGCGGTTATCTCGACATCCTGCTCAATCTGGGGACAGCCGGTCTGGCTGCTGTCCTCCTGCTGCTGCTGGCCGCAGGCTGGCTCGTCTTCAAGGCGTCACCTAGGCTGCTTCCGCCTCTGCTTGTCATCATCCTGCATAGCGCAGTTGATTTTGACTGGAGCTACGGATTGATATGGATGCTGCTCCTGCTGCTGCCTGCATGGGCTCTTGCAGAAACCATAGCTCGGCAAGTTGCGGAGGGTACCGCCATCCTTACACGGCTGCGTCGATCATGGCCGTATGCAGGAATCGCTGTTCTCTGCGCCTTGACCTTCATGCTAAGCATCCTATCCTATCAGGCGATGAGGGGGGCTGCTTTGTATAAGCAGGCTGCCCGTACAAGCACTGATCCTGCCGCACAAACTGTGCTGCTGCGGCAATCGCTGGCGTGGAATCCAAGAGAGCCGCAGACGGCGGCCGCATTATCACGGCTGCTTCCAGAGGAGCAGGGAATGGACCTGCTGCAGAGCAGTATGCAATTCTCCCCCGGAGATGCTGCTCTGCACTGGGAACTTGCAGAGCGTTATCTGCAAGGCCGCGATCCGGGAGAGGCCTTGTACTGGGTCCGCCGCAGCCTGAAGGCCGACATATTTAACGCCGCCAAAAGACTGGCGGCGATTGAAGGGATGCTTAAAATGGCCGAACGCGGATTGGCGGAAGGGAACAGGCAGAGGGCTGCAGACAGCGCAGCTGCCGGACTGGAACTGCTGCGGCAATACAGCCTGCTTGCCGGCAGGGAGCATAGCGCAGGCCGGCGGCATAATGACCGCGGCTTCGGGATCAATGAACAAGCCGAAGGGGTTTACCTTCGGCTGAGAGCTCTGCAGGCGCTAGCCATACAGGATGAGCCGAAGAAGTTAGTGACCGGCTGA